GATGGAACGGTTCATGAGGTCATAAATGGATTAAGTCAGATAGAAGGAGAACGCCCCGTCGTTGGAATTATTACATCCGGAACATGCAATGATTTAAGTCGTGCGTTATACATACCTCAGAATGTGATCGAGGCTACTAAGCTACTATTTGATGGAGGACACTACCCCGTCGATATTGTTCAAGCAAATGATCGCTGTTTTTCGGATTTTTTAGGAGTAGGCTTAGTTGTGGATACATCTGAAAACATTAATGGACAGATGAAAGGAGTTTTCGGGAAACTAAGTTATTATATTAGTGCACTTCAGCAAGTTCAACTAACAGAGCCGTTTGAATACAAATTGTCCTTCGGAAGTGAAGTGATTGAAGGTGATGCCGTTCTCGTATTAATTGCAAATGGCAACTTTATAGGTA
This DNA window, taken from Bacillus sp. 2205SS5-2, encodes the following:
- a CDS encoding diacylglycerol/lipid kinase family protein — its product is MKKYDKALLIMNGQAGQKRTEDLLSSCMSIIVQQTNEVTVVLTEKPRHAESVCFDKGAEYDLVIIVGGDGTVHEVINGLSQIEGERPVVGIITSGTCNDLSRALYIPQNVIEATKLLFDGGHYPVDIVQANDRCFSDFLGVGLVVDTSENINGQMKGVFGKLSYYISALQQVQLTEPFEYKLSFGSEVIEGDAVLVLIANGNFIGTSMLPLSTIRMDDGELDVFVGKEAGYKLLKEYPSKIDG